The Thermacetogenium phaeum DSM 12270 genome segment CAGGTTATCCCCAGGCTGTATGCCGGAGGAATGTGTGCCGGTGGCTTTATCGGGCCGTACTATCCGGGCAGCGGTACCGCCATTGCGGCTACCGTATACTTCGGGCGCCTCTGCGCTCAGAACGCCTGCGGGGAGAAGCCCTGGGAGTAGAAGGGGTATCCTTTCTTTGAAGATTCAGCACCTACGGGATGCTCTGCTGAAGTGATGAAAGGGGTAGAGGCGGACTGCCGAAGCCCCTTTCTCTTTGGCCCCTGGTTTGGCGGAGGGCCGTGCCGTTTTGGCAGGAGCCGGCAGTTGGTGCTTTGTGGATCCGATCGTGCAGCCATCCCTGGGAGCGGCTGCGGCTTGTGCCCGGCAGTTCCCGCACCTCCGTCGAGTTGTCCCTGGACGAAGCGGTCAGAGCGGGAAAACTGCTTCTGACGCCGTAAAGTGGGCGGGGGACTTTTGGCAGGCCTCGATAAAGAGGTCGGCAAGCTCGGGGTCGAACTGGGAGCTTCTGTTTCTCCTGATTTCCTCCACCGCCTCCTCCGTGGAGAGGGGATCCCGGTAGGCCCTCTTTGTGGTCATGGCGGAGAAGGCATCGGCGATCTGCAGGATGCGCCCTTCGATCGGGGTCTGCCGACCGTCCAGCCCGTGGGGGTAGCCCTTCCCGTCCCAGCGTTCGTGATGGTACTTGATGGCGTTTACCACCGTCGCCGAAAGCTGCTGGTAGGAGAGCATCCTGATCCCGTCGTCGACGTGCTGCCTGACGATGGCGTATTCCTCCCCGGTCAGGGCGGCTTCTTTGAGCAGGATGCTGCGGGGAACGAGTATCTTTCCGAGGTCGTGCAGGAGACCGGCGATGTACAAATCAACCACGGTTTTTTCGGAAAGCTCCAGGGCGGCACCCAGGACGGCCGCAAGCTGTCCGGTGAAGCAGGAGTGGACGTAGGTGTTGACGTCTTTTTCCGCCAGGTTGTGCAGCAGCAGCCGGCATTTGAGGGTGAGGGGAGCCTTCTGCCGGATCTCTGTGAGAGAGATTTGAAAACTGCGGGTCTTCTTGTTTATCTCAAACACGCGCCTTAACCCCCTGTGTCGGATCTTTGATGTGATTAAACGGACCGGAATTTTCTATATTGAGCTGAATTTTTTCCGCTCAGGCTGAGAAAATCCTTGCTCTGCCTGCCGTTTGACTTCCCCCCTAGTAGCAGCTGTTTTCCCGTCTATCTTCTGCAGGATGCGACGCAATCCTTTTGGAAATGACAAAATGACATCGAAAGTCCTAACAAAATAGGACTGTCGTCCTATTATTCGACACGTCCCTTGGCAGAGCAGCCGGCCGTGGAGGCGGGGCTCGCCGTTTGGGAGAATAAAAGCATCTTTGAGGGGCGCCTTACCGGGGCGAACCGGGAACTGTTCGCCGCACTCGGCGGCGGACGAGTTTTTTTAGTATTGTGGAAATGGTATAATAATGAAGGACATTCTAGGAAGGAGCATCTATCCTTGGGGCGGACGAAAACGGTCTTTTTCTGTGGGGAGTGCGGCTATGAGGCCGGAAAGTGGTTGGGACGCTGTCCCGCCTGCGGTGCCTGGAACTCCTTTTGTGAAGCCCCTGGGCGGCAGAAGAGGCAGGGGTTTTCCTTTTTGCCCGCCGCCCGGCAGGCGCCGGAACCCCTGACCACCGCGGCTCCCGATGCTGTAGAGGAGCGCTTGCCCGGCCGTTTCGGGGAGCTGGACAGGGTGCTCGGGGGCGGGATCGTGCCCGGCTCGGTGGCACTCCTCGGCGGCGCCCCCGGGATCGGAAAGTCCACCTTGCTCCTGCAGCTGGCCGCACAGGCGGCGGAAAGGCACGGGATCGTTTTGTACGTCTCCGGGGAGGAGTCGCGGCGGCAGGTTCAGATGCGGGCGCGGCGCTTGAAGCTCTCCTCCGAGCGCCTTTATTTCCTGGCAGAAACCGATCTCGAGGGGATCTGCCGGGCGGTTGAGGAGCTCTCGCCGGTCCTGTTGATCATCGACTCGATTCAGACGACCTTTCACCCCGATCTCCCGCTGGCGGCGGGGAGCGTCGGGCAGCTCTGCCGGTGCACCGCCGAACTCGTTAGGCTGGCCAAGAGCCGTAATATTGCCTGCTTTCTCGTCGGCCACGTTACCAAAGAGGGGAACCTGGCCGGCCCCCGGGTGCTGGAGCATATGGTGGACGTTGTTCTTTCCTTCGAGGGGGAGCGCCACCAGAACCTGCGGCTCCTGCGCGCCGTCAAAAACCGCTTCGGGGCGACGGATGAGGTGGCCGTTTTCGCCATGGGGGAAGGGGGGCTGGAGGAGGTGGAGAACCCTTCAGCCATTTTTCTGGCCGGACGCAGCGGAGGGGTTCCCGGTTCGGTGGTGGTGGCGGCGCTGGAGGGAACGCGCCCGATCCTGGTGGAGATCCAGGCTCTGGTCTGCCCGGCCGCCTACGGGTCACCCCGCCGAGCGGCGACCGGGGTCGACTATAACAGGGTTGTGCTCATAGCCGCCGTGCTGGAGAAGCGCGTCGGGCTCGCCCTTGCCGGTCAGGACATCTACGTCGGCGTGGTGGGCGGTTTGCGGATCGGGGAACCTGCGGCCGATCTGGGGATAGCCCTCGCTCTGGCCTCCAGCTACCGGAACGCCGCCGTCGACCGGGAAATGGTGGTGGCGGGGGAGATCGGGCTGACAGGTGAGGTGCGGGCGGTGGGCTATATGGATCAGAGATTGAAGGAAGCAGCGCGTCTGGGGTTCAGGCGGGTGCTGGTGCCGTGGCGCAACCTGGACCTTCAGAAAAAATACCCGGACCTGGAGTTTACCGGGGTTAAGACGGTCAGGGACGCGCTCGATCAAGCCATTTGTCAGTGTTAGGGGGCAAATTCTTTGAAAGAGGAACGGTTTCAGCTGCTTGAAGAGGATGTAGCCGTGCTGGATGAGAGGCCGAAGGAGGAGAAGGCGCCGAAAGGGAAGGGGCAGAAGGAAGCCCCGGTGCGGGAGGTGAAGGAGGAAAAGCCGGATAAGAAGGAGCCGCGCGAGGAGAAGAAAGAGCCCATAGATGAGAAGGGTGACGGCTTGACCGGGCCCTTGAAGATGGTGGCCCCAGGCACCGCCCTGCGGGAGGGGCTGGACAGCGTTCTCAGGGCGAAGACAGGGGCTTTGATCGTCGTCGGGGATGCCCCGGAGGTGCTGCGCTTCGTGGAGGGAGGCTTCCACATCGACACCGAATTCACCCCGGCCGGCCTTTACGAACTGGCCAAGATGGACGGGGCGATCGTCCTCAGCCGCGATGCCCGGCGTATCCTCTACGCCAACGCCCAGCTCATCCCCGACCCGTCGATCCCATCTGAGGAAACCGGGATCAGGCACCGCACCGCGGAGAGGTTCGCCCGCCAAACGGGAGCCCTGGTGATCGCCATCTCTCAGCGGCGCGGCGTGATCACCCTCTACAAGGGTGCCGAACGATACAGCCTGCAGGACATCAGCGTTATCCTGTCCAAGGCGAACCAGGCCGTCCAGACCCTGGAAAAGTACAAGGGGGTGCTCGATAAGGCCCTCATCAACCTGACTGCTTTGGAGTTTGAGGACCTGGTCACAGTCTACGACGTTGCCCGCGTCGTCCAGCGCGGGGTGATGGTTCTGCAGGTGGTGAAAGAGCTGGAGAATTACATCTGCGAACTGGGCACTGAAGGGCGCCTGATCACCATGCAGGTGGAGGAGCTGCTGGCCAACGTGCGGGAGGAGCTCTGCTGCGTAATCCGGGACTACCTCGACGACGAGGGGAAAAACGCGGAGGATGTGCTTCGGGTTGTCTCCTCCTGGCCGCCGGACGACCTGCTCGATCTTACCGGCATCAGCAGGATATTAGGCTACGGGGCCTCATCCAGCATCCTTGACCTTTCCGTTTACCCGCGCGGCTACCGCATATTGCAGAGAATCCCGCGGCTGCCTGCCCAGATCGTCGAAAACCTGATCCGCACCTTCAAGAACTTGCAGAACATTTTAAAGGCCTCCATTGAGGAGCTCGACGACGTGGAGGGGATCGGGGAGGTCAGGGCCAAGGCCATTAAAAACGGCCTGCACCGCCTCCAGGAGCAGGTGATGCTGGAGAGGTACATGGGATAAAAAAACCGCCTTCAGGCCGCTCGGCCTCACGACTCGCGCCGGCCTTCCTTTTTGAGATGCCTGTTCCTTTGGGCAGCTTGTATCCGTTAACAGGAAATCTCTCAGGTGAAGTTGAAGATCCTCAGGGTGGAAAGCTTTTTATGCTCTTTGAGGAAGATATCGTACAGGTTGAGGTTGAGAAGGTTGCAGAGTGCTGCCATGTAGAAAAGGGTTTTTCCTAGTTCGGTTTCCACCATCTCCTGGCAGCTGGGGCAGATTTCACCGTTCAAGTGGCTGCTGAAGTAGTCTTTTAGTTCGTGGAGGGAGACGTCAGGAGGGATTTGCCTTTTCTTCGCCTCGATGCTGAGACAGCCGCATCCGGTGACCGCTTTGACCGTTGCCCTGTTGGTGCGGGCGCAGGCCTCCTGGAATTTGGAGAGAACGTCCAGAATGCTGTGATGGCGGATCAAAAGCTCGGAGACGGCATTCTGAAACTCATCGCAAATCAGGTCCTTCATCAACAAGACCTCCTCACACCTTATGTGCGTTAGTTAACTTAATTATAGTCAGGTAAATAAAGCATTGTCAATGCCGTTTGCTGCCGGAAGGCGGAGGAGAATGGGGATTGGCCGGAGGCTGTTTTTGACAGGTCCTGACTGCTCTGGTATAATAGGTGTATAATGAATGAAGTTTCAGGAGGCCTTGTAATGTTTCAGATAGGGGATCGAGTTGTGCACCCGATGCACGGTGCCGGGATTGTCGAGGCTCTGGAAAGGCGGGGGGAGAAGAATGAGGTTTATTACGTTCTCCGTCTTTTTGCCGGGAATTTAAAGGTGCTGGTCCCGGCGGATAAGGTTGAGACGATCGGAGTGCGGCGGGTTATCAGTGAAGCCGAGATCGCCAAGGTTCTCAGGGTGCTCGGGAAAAAGGATCAAGGGAAGCCCCTTCTCAACTGGAACCACCGCTACAGGGCGAATCTGGAGAAAATCCGGACGGGGAACGTTTTCGCCGTTGCCGAAGTCGTCCGCACGCTGATGCGCCAGGAGTTGAAAAAAGGGCTGTCTTCGGGAGAGAAAAGGATGCTGGAAAGCGCCTTTCAGATATTGAGCAGCGAACTGGTTCTGGCGGGAAAGCTGGACAAGTCGAAGGTAGAATCGATGATCAAAGATGCTGTTGCTCAAGGGTAGAAAAACGGCGCCCAACAGCTGCGGGCGCCTTTCTTATTTTGCGGTTATTTACTATCCTTTGACAAACTCTTCCCCTTGCTTGCCCGATGCCGCTTGCGTATAATGGAACGAGAGATTAACCAAAATAAGGTATAATACCCGGGAAGGGGGTGCAGTGATGCTTCAGAAGGTTATCAGAATACTCCTTACGCTGATCGGGGCAGGAATCGGCTTTTCTTTGAATTATCTGTTGATAAGACTTGATTTTGTGCAGTCGCTGGCTGCGGGGGAGGGCTTCGCCTGGTACGCCTTGGTTGGTCTGCTGACGCTGGTGGCAGGTGCGGTAACTTATCTCGCAGCCCCCCGCCTGATCGAGCTGACGCTGCAGATGGTTTCTTTCTTCGAAGGGACGCTGCAGCGCACACCGCTGCAGGATTTGCTGGGGGGTGCTCTCGGACTCATCGTCGGCCTGGTTATCGCTAATCTCCTCGGAGCTCCTTTTTCTAATCTTCCCTGGATAGGCCCCTTCATCCCCATCGTTGCCAGCATCATCCTGGGCTATTTGGGCCTGAGCGTGGGCTTGAAGAAGAAGGAGGAGCTGGCCGGCCTCTTTTCCTTCATTAAAATCGGCAGCAAGCAGGGGCGAGGAGAGGGAGGCAAGAGCACTTATAAGGTACTGGATACCAATGTCATCATTGACGGCCGGATTGCGGACATCTGCAAGACCGGTTTTCTCGAAGGGACGCTGTTGGTGCCCCGCTTCGTGCTGGAGGAGCTGCAGCACATCGCCGATTCCTCGGATGTGCTCCGCCGCAATAAGGGCAGGCGCGGGCTGGACATCCTCAATCAGATGCGCAAAGAGCAGGGGATTAAAATCGAAATTCGCGACTTTGAGGGGCTGGACCGGAAGGACGTTGATTCCGGCCTCATCCAGATCTGTAAGCGGCTCGACTGCCCGGTGGTGACCAATGACTACAACCTGAACAAGGTGGCGGAGCTCGTCGGGATTAAGGTCCTCAACATCAACGACCTCGCCAACGCCGTCAAGCCTCTCTTTCTCCCCGGTGAGGAGATCGACGGGGTTGACGTGATCAGGGACGGCAAGGAGGCGGGGCAGGGAATTGCCTACCTGGAGGACGGCACCATGATCGTCATCGAAGGCGGGAAGAAGTACATCGGGGAGCGCATATCGGTGGTGGTCACCAGCGTTCTGCAGACCTCGGCAGGGCGGATGATCTTCGCCAAGCCGAAGGTCAACTTGAAGGATACGGCCGCCGGTCGCCACTACCATGAGGTGAAGGTGATTGGATAAGGTCGGAGGTCTCATCGTTGCTGCCGGGAGGGGGGTGCGGATGGGCGCCCCCCTCAACAAGGTTTTCCTTCCCTTAGGCGGCCGTCCGCTGCTCCTGTACAGCGTCCGCCTTTTCGAAGAGTCCCCCTTCATCTCCACCTACGTGGTGGTTGCCGCACCCGAGGAGGTGGGATTCTGCCGGACGCTACTTTCTTCCTGCAGCCCCGACAAACTGGCCGGGGTCGTCGCGGGAGGGGAGACCAGGCAGGAGTCGGTGGCCAACGGACTGCGGGCGCTTCCGGAGGACTGTTCCTTCGTGGTCGTCCACGACGGAGCGCGGCCGCTCCTCTCCAGGGATGTGCTGGAGGGGGCGGTTCAACGCGCCTTTGACTGCGGCGCCGTTGTGGTCGGCGTGCCGGTGAAGGACACCGTCAAGGTGGTGGAGCAGGGGGGGGTGACGGCTACCCCGCCGCGGTCCTCTTTGTGGATCGCCCAGACACCACAGGTCTTCCGCCGCTCCCTGCTCTCTCGGGCGCTGGAGGCCGCCGGGGAGGCCGGGTTTCAGGGAAGCGACGATTCCTCCCTGGTGGAGCGGCTGGGGGTGCGGGTGGAGATGTTCCGGGGTGGCTACGAGAACATCAAGATAACCACCCCCGGCGACCTGGTGATCGCCGAGTCTCTTCTGGCCGGGGCTAAGGGGGCGGCCGGGGAGGCGCAGGAGCGAGGGGAAGAGGGGAGGCGCATCGGGCTCGGTTACGACGTCCACCCCTTCTGCGCGGGGCGGCCCCTGATCCTGGGTGGGGTGGAGATCCCCGGGGAGACCGGGCTGGCCGGGCATTCCGACGCCGACGTCCTCCTGCACGCCCTGATGGATGCTTGCCTCGGCGCGGCCGGGCTTCCCGACATCGGCAGCCAGTTTCCCCCCGGGGAACCCCGCTGGAAAGATGCTTCCAGCCTGGCCCTGCTCGCCGTCGTCGCCGGGCTCCTCGATGAAGCAGGCTACAGGGTGGCTCAGGTCGACCTGGTGGTGGCGGCGGAAAGGCCGCGGCTCGGCCGCTACCTGGAGGGGATGAAGGAGCGGATCGCCGCGGTATTGGGTATACCCCGCACGGCGGTCGGCCTCAAAGCGACGACGACCGAAGGTTTGGGCTTCGTAGGAAGGGGGGAGGGGATTGCCGCCTGGGCAGTGGCCACCGTGATGCCAAAGAAAATCCGCCCTCCCTCGCCAGGAGGGCGGGGTTAGACTGCCGTCTTCAGCAGCGTCATTACTTAACCCTGAAGATGACGAATACGTAGTAGAGAAGACCGGCGAGGACGATGAAGAGAATGCCCAGCGTTCCCCAGAGGGCGGCCTGGCCGATAAGCGCTTCACCCATCTTACATCCCCCCTTCTAAAAAATAGGATGTCGCAAAAATCGTGCCAGTAATCATCTGAAACTCTGCAGAAGGGGATGTAAAACCAGAAAAAGGGTGTGCCGGGGGGTGAAGCAGAGGCAGGCGTTTCGTAGTGAAACATCCTTGTGTTACGTTCTGAAACTGACGCAACTGCCGCAGGAAAAGCCGCCCGGGTCGTCTTGTTTCGGCTGCGGCAGGGGTTCATCGTTATTGGTGCTCTCCGCGTTGGAGTTTTTTCAGCCGGCGCCAGAGGGTGGTTCTGCTGATCCCCAGGAGGGCGGCGGCCTTTTTCTTATTCCCTTTGGCGGCGATCAGAGCCTCTCTGATGGCCTCCTCCTCCAGGCGGGAGATCCTCCGCTGTCCCGGGGTGACGTCCGGCTGGCCCTGTCTGACCGGTTCCGTCGGGCGCCATTCCGAAGAGGTGTAGAGGGATTCCGCCACCAGTTCCGCAGGTATGTATTCCCCGTCGCTGAGGATGACCAGGCGCTCCATAATGTTCTTCAGTTCTCTGATGTTCCCCGGCCAGTCGTGGGCAGCTAAGAGCTCCATTCCCCGCCGTTCTACGCCTTTGATGTTCTTGCCGAACTTTCTATTGAAGAGGTGGAGAAAGTGGTCAACCAGCACCGGGATGTCCTCGCGCCGCTCCCTGAGTGAAGGGATGACCAGCGTCAGCACGTTGATGCGGTAAAAGAGATCCGCCCGGAAGAGTTTTTCCGCAACCATTTTGTGCAGATTGCGGTTGGTGGCGGCGATTACCCGGACGTCGATCCTGATCACGCGGTTGTCCCCCAGGCGCATGATTTCATATTCCTGGAGCACCCGCAGCAGCCTCGTCTGCAGCTTGTCGGACATTTCGCTGATCTCGTCGAGGAAGATGGTGCCCCCGTCCGCCGCTTCGAAAAGCCCTCTTTTCCCCCCTTTTTTGGCGCCGGTAAAGGCTCCCTCGGCGTAGCCGAAGAGCTCGCTTTCCAGAAGGCTTTCCGGCATGGCGGCGCAGTTGACGGCGATGAAGGGGCCGTTTTTCCGGGAGCTGACGTTGTGGATGGCGTGGGCGAAGAATTCCTTTCCCGTGCCCGTTTCCCCGTAAATAAGGACGGTTGCGTCCACCTTCCCGAAGCGCTTCGCCTTCTCGATGGCGTCCTTGATCTTTTCGCTTTCCCCCAGGATGTCGCTGAAGTCATACTTGGCCAGATGGCCGCGGGCGCGCAGCCTCTTGCGCATGCGGTCACCCCCTTGATGTGCCCGGCCCGTGCTCAGGAGCTGTAAAAAAAAGCCGCCGGGATGGTCGTCCTTGGCGGCGTTTTGTGGTCTTATCAGCAGGCAGACACACTATTTTTCGGAAAGTGGGAACGAATTGTCGTCAACCCCAAGGTTTAAGAATCCGGTCAGCGCAGGTTGCGGGGATATCCGGCGAAGAGCTCTCTTGCTTCCTCCAGGGTGGTGTCGGGGGCAGGGATAACCAGGTCGGATTCTACGAGTTCATCGTCGGGGATCCTTTTGCCCCTGGTCTGCACCAATTCCACCACCTGCCGCAGGCGCTCCGCAAACTGCTGCTCGTCCCCGGCGCCGACGGCGTCGAGGAGGGAGTCGTCCATGGCGTCCAGCTCCGCCAGGGCGTTTCCGTCCAGCCGGTACTGCCCTTCTGTCAGAACCCTGATGATCATCCCTCACTCACTTCCTTCTTCAGGCGGGAGAGCTCGTCTTCGACGCGGCCCGCCGCCTGCATTTTCTTGAGTTCGGCTTCAACGGGGTCCTTCTCTCCCAGCGGCTCTTCCAGCACCCCGCTGGCGATCAGCTCATCGATGGCGGAGGCCCGGGCCTGCATTTCTTCGGTCCTCCGTTCCGCTCGCTCAATGGCCATGCCGACGTCGGCCAGCTCCTCCGAGAGGCCGGTCATGGCTTCGCCGATCTTCACCTGGGCCTCGGAGGCGGAATAACGGGCCTTTATGACCTCCTTCTTGGTGCGGAAGGCCTCTACCTTCGCCCGCAGGCGGTTCTCCACCTGGGTGAGCTTTTCCTGTTCCTTGTTGAGGTCTGCGACCTGTTGCTCGAGATCCTGGATCTGCTGCTCGATCTGTACCTTGCGCTCCAGGGCCAGCCGGGCGAGGTCTTCCCGCCCCTGCCGCAGGGCCTCCTTCGCCTGCCCATCGAGCTTGTTGAGGTCACTTTTAAGCTTGACTACCTGCAGTTCCAGCCTTTTCTTGGAAGCGGCGACATTGGTGATGTTCCGCCTCACCTTCTGCAGCAGCTCGACCTGTTTTTCGTAGGAGTAATCCAGGGTTTCGTGGGGATTTTCCATCTGGTCGAGCACTTTGTTGATCTTGGCCTTGAAAACCGTCGATATGCGCGCCAAAAGTCCCATTATCAGTCTCCTTTCTCACTGCCTGTAGTAATTATTGACATCTCGACGACTTCCTATACCGGGCAGTTGCGGATGGGGTACCAGAAGCTGACATCCTTTTCCCAGGGGAGTTCTTTTTCGAGCAGGGTGAAGAGCCGCAGTTCGGTGTTGTGGTCCCGGCCCTCTTTGCCGGTGGGAAGGTAGGGATAGAAGGAACCCCGCTTGTAGTTGTAGATGATGTAAAGCTTTTCACCTCCAGGCCCTTTAAAGGGGAAGACCGCCGCCAGGAGCTGGGTGTCGTAGCCGTTATCAGCAAGGGTTTGGGCGGCCATGTGCACCAGGGCCACCAGGTCGTCCCAGTCCGGGTCTTCGAAGAGCAGCCACCGGTAGCGGTATTCGTCGTCGCGGATCTCCATTCTGGTCTTAGTCTCCTTCACCGCCAGGTGCAGGAGCTCTTTCAGCTCCTCAGCCGCCGACCGGAAGTCGAGGCTTGTGGCGGGCTTCAGGGTCAGCCCGCACCTGCCGGCCGGTGTCCAGCCCAGCTCGGCGAAGGGGACGGCGGCGGTGGAGAGGGCGAACAGCTTTTCGAGCCGCGCCTTCGGCGGCCTGCTCTTCCCGAAGAGGGCGTCCAGGAAACCCATCTTATCCCCTCATCTGCCGTTCCAGTTCCTGCAGGTAGGCGATGCGCCGCTCCAGGGAGGGGTGGGTGGAGAACAGTTCGGCGAAGGATTCCCCTCTCAGGGCGGGGATGATGAAGAAGGCGTTCATGCCCTCCGCCTGGCGCAGGTCGCGCTCCGGGAAGCGCTGCATGATGCCGCTGATCTTCATGAGGGCGCTGGAGAGCAGCCCCGGCGAACCGGTCAGAAAGGCCGCCCCCCGGTCGGCCGCGAACTCCCGGTAGCGGGAGAGCGCCCGGATCAGGAAGAAGCTGATCAGCCAGACCAGAAGAGAGACGAGGTAGACGAGCATCGCCCCGCCGCGGTCCTCCCGGTCGCGGTCGAGGAAGCCGCCGTAGAAGAAGAAGTTCTGGACGATGAAGGAGGCCACGGTTGCGAAGAAGCTGGCGATGGTCATCACCGCCACGTCTCTGTTTTTGATGTGGCTCATTTCGTGGGCCAGCACGGCTTCGACCTCCGGCTCGGTTAGGCGCTGCATGAGCCCCGCAGTTACCGCCACAACGGCGTTGCGGGGGCTCCTCCCGGTGGCGAAGGCATTGGGTATGGAGGTGGGCATGACTGCCACTCGCGGTTTGGGGACGTCGGCGAGCACCGACAGGCGCTCCACCATGGCGTGCAGCTGCGGCGCCTCCTGCGGGGAGACCTCTCTGGCTCCCGTGCTCAGGAGCACCAGCCGGTCGGAAAAGTAGTACTGGATGAAGAGCATGATCCCGACGAAGAAGACGATGCCGGTGAAGCCGATGCCGGCGTACCAGAGGACAAGGCCGAAGAAGAGGTACAGAGCCGCCAGCAGGAACATGGTGAAGATCATCCTGGCAGTCAAACCGTAGTCTACGGGGAAGCGCTCTCTTTTCATCTCTTGGCCTCTCTCCTTTATCTAGAATAATCAGTTTCCGGAAACCTTGTTTTATGCCTATTTTATGGTGCCGCTTCCAGGATGTCAATACAAAAGGCCGTTTACGGCAGGCTCAGCAGAGCGGCAAAGGCCAGCAGCACCCCGAAGAGGAAGAGGGCGGCGATGAAGAGCAGAATGAAGGGGATGAAGAATGTGGCTGCCGCCGCTCCGGTGCCGATGCGGTAGTTTTCCCGGATGGCGATGACCCCCAGTACCGCCGTCCAGATGCCGGTTCCGAATTCGATGAGCCCGCTTAGGAAGGCCAGCCCTCCGGCCAGGGAGGTCAGGGCAGCCAGGGGGATGCCGATGAAGTCGGGGGAGCCGGCGAAGGCGGTGGCCGCCAGCACCCCTCCCAGGGTGCCCTGCCCCTTAAAGAGCCTGGCGAACAGGTGAAAGAGGACGCCCGCCAGTACCCACTGCAGGGCCCTCAGGAAAAAGGCGGCTGCGGTCAGGAAGTAGGGGGACTGCAGGACGGCCACCGTAACCTCTATACCGGGAGTGCCCGTTATCCC includes the following:
- a CDS encoding Yip1 family protein — its product is MWEYIPATLTAPVQTLRTVAERKLWKEGLLVVVLLSLLQGVSLASAMSNENILPYLEGITGTPGIEVTVAVLQSPYFLTAAAFFLRALQWVLAGVLFHLFARLFKGQGTLGGVLAATAFAGSPDFIGIPLAALTSLAGGLAFLSGLIEFGTGIWTAVLGVIAIRENYRIGTGAAAATFFIPFILLFIAALFLFGVLLAFAALLSLP
- the htpX gene encoding zinc metalloprotease HtpX codes for the protein MKRERFPVDYGLTARMIFTMFLLAALYLFFGLVLWYAGIGFTGIVFFVGIMLFIQYYFSDRLVLLSTGAREVSPQEAPQLHAMVERLSVLADVPKPRVAVMPTSIPNAFATGRSPRNAVVAVTAGLMQRLTEPEVEAVLAHEMSHIKNRDVAVMTIASFFATVASFIVQNFFFYGGFLDRDREDRGGAMLVYLVSLLVWLISFFLIRALSRYREFAADRGAAFLTGSPGLLSSALMKISGIMQRFPERDLRQAEGMNAFFIIPALRGESFAELFSTHPSLERRIAYLQELERQMRG